Proteins from one Planctomycetota bacterium genomic window:
- the rpmA gene encoding 50S ribosomal protein L27, giving the protein MAHKKGGGVSRNGRDSQSQRRGIKRFEGEAVNSGSIIVRQCGTLYKPGRNVGIGRDNTIFAMINGKVKFEGGRRVSVYPV; this is encoded by the coding sequence ATGGCACATAAAAAAGGCGGTGGTGTTTCCCGGAATGGCCGCGACAGCCAGTCGCAGCGGCGCGGGATAAAAAGGTTCGAAGGGGAAGCGGTTAATAGCGGTTCGATTATCGTGCGCCAGTGCGGGACCCTCTATAAACCCGGTCGCAATGTCGGAATCGGGCGCGATAACACCATTTTCGCGATGATTAACGGCAAGGTCAAATTTGAAGGCGGTAGGCGCGTAAGCGTTTATCCCGTATAA